In a genomic window of Streptomyces sp. BHT-5-2:
- a CDS encoding cytidylyltransferase domain-containing protein codes for MSELVVGIPCLMTDEHATGTDRVAECAQHLQADGYINVQGDEPFIDPAAIDAVSEAVAHLEAATPAVNAYTPIADTAAAIDHNVVKVVISTNGNALMFSRQPIPYPRSGYRAYFRPLGLYGFTAAGMEVFRGLDQGPLERTEGVEMLRFVDHSYNVRMLPVTDAGLAVDTPQDLVRARALLRQAQSRP; via the coding sequence GTGAGCGAGCTCGTTGTCGGCATCCCCTGCTTGATGACGGACGAGCACGCCACCGGCACCGATCGCGTCGCCGAATGTGCCCAGCACCTCCAAGCCGATGGATACATCAACGTCCAGGGCGACGAACCGTTCATCGATCCTGCGGCGATCGACGCCGTCTCGGAAGCCGTGGCCCACCTCGAAGCCGCCACTCCAGCGGTCAATGCCTACACGCCTATAGCCGACACAGCAGCTGCCATCGACCACAACGTCGTAAAGGTCGTCATCAGCACGAACGGCAACGCCTTGATGTTCTCTCGGCAGCCGATTCCGTACCCGCGGAGCGGCTACCGGGCCTACTTCCGTCCGCTCGGGCTGTACGGATTCACCGCTGCCGGCATGGAGGTCTTTCGGGGACTGGACCAGGGGCCACTCGAACGCACCGAGGGCGTCGAGATGCTGCGCTTCGTCGATCACTCGTACAACGTGCGGATGCTGCCCGTGACAGACGCTGGCCTCGCAGTGGATACCCCTCAGGACCTCGTCCGCGCCCGCGCTCTTCTGCGGCAGGCGCAGTCACGTCCTTGA
- a CDS encoding response regulator transcription factor: MRIVLAEDQYLLRTGLTRLLTAYGFEVVAAVSTGHELLRAMTQLRPEVSVVDVRLPPTFTDEGLRAALAARSQIPGLPVLVLSQHVETLYARELLADGTGGIGYLLKDRVFSDDEFVDALHRIAGGGTAMDPEVISRLVTGSSRDQPLDRLTPREAEVLTLMAEGRSNAAIATALFLSPSAVTKHIASIFGKLGLTASQEDNRRVLAVLTYLSADAGGSSR; the protein is encoded by the coding sequence GTGCGTATTGTCCTCGCCGAGGACCAGTACCTCCTGCGAACCGGCCTGACCCGGCTGCTCACCGCCTACGGCTTCGAGGTCGTCGCGGCCGTCTCCACCGGGCACGAACTGCTGCGGGCGATGACCCAGCTTCGCCCCGAGGTATCCGTCGTGGACGTTCGGCTGCCGCCGACCTTCACCGACGAAGGACTGCGCGCCGCACTCGCCGCACGCAGCCAGATCCCAGGGCTGCCGGTCCTGGTGCTGTCCCAGCACGTCGAAACGCTCTACGCCAGGGAACTGCTCGCCGACGGCACCGGCGGCATCGGCTACCTCCTCAAGGACCGAGTCTTCAGCGACGACGAGTTCGTGGACGCACTGCACCGGATCGCCGGCGGTGGAACCGCCATGGACCCCGAGGTGATCTCCCGGCTGGTCACCGGCAGCTCCAGAGACCAGCCACTGGACCGCCTCACCCCACGCGAGGCGGAGGTGTTGACGCTCATGGCCGAAGGCCGGTCCAACGCCGCGATCGCAACAGCACTGTTCCTGTCCCCCAGTGCGGTCACCAAGCACATCGCCAGCATCTTCGGAAAACTTGGTCTCACCGCATCGCAAGAGGACAACCGGAGGGTCCTGGCCGTGCTGACCTATCTCTCGGCCGACGCGGGCGGATCGAGTCGGTAA
- a CDS encoding histidine kinase, producing MVRAGARARRIGFEWLGLSVVMVLGLLVTVVALAGLLVGFTSALSAAIEANRHLLNRYRAALGELTGTPVEVPYALTPQPHAQPPGFERRHRFATPEMTRLRALLKDPATARDYLWMLLNPLVTLALSAVPLAIACYGLVYLIIAGSRDMVTGSTGPEPRSLWQLAMNPTAALGSWVWLAVPAGLTLCGAVLVLGPDMLHVQAAVSRRLLGPTKAAHLAQRVRRLSETRAETTDAQAAELRRIERDLHDGAQSRLVATGMALRTMEHLLANDPEAARELLVEARRNCAGALSDLRDLVRGVHPPVLAERGLADALRGLALDTALPVTTEITLPGRPPAPIEAAVYFALCELLTNAAKHSRANQLRLTVGATDHSLSVTVTDDGIGGADPTRGSGLHGVLRRLAAFDGTMEVHSPPGGPTTITMEIPCVLSSPRTSTSCEPA from the coding sequence GTGGTTCGAGCAGGCGCCCGGGCACGGCGGATCGGGTTTGAGTGGCTGGGCCTGTCGGTGGTGATGGTGCTGGGGCTGTTGGTGACCGTGGTCGCCCTGGCTGGCCTGCTCGTCGGTTTCACCAGTGCGCTTTCCGCGGCCATCGAGGCCAACCGGCATCTGCTCAACCGTTACCGGGCCGCGCTCGGCGAACTGACCGGCACACCGGTCGAAGTCCCCTACGCCCTGACGCCGCAGCCACACGCCCAGCCGCCAGGCTTCGAGCGGCGCCACCGTTTCGCCACACCGGAAATGACCCGGCTGCGGGCCCTGCTTAAGGATCCGGCCACTGCCCGGGACTACCTCTGGATGCTGCTCAACCCGCTCGTCACCCTGGCGCTGTCCGCTGTGCCGCTCGCGATCGCCTGCTACGGACTGGTCTACCTCATCATCGCCGGATCGCGGGACATGGTCACCGGCAGTACCGGCCCGGAGCCCCGGAGCCTCTGGCAGCTGGCCATGAACCCGACCGCGGCGCTGGGCTCCTGGGTCTGGCTGGCCGTCCCTGCCGGCCTGACGCTGTGCGGCGCGGTCCTCGTCCTGGGCCCGGACATGCTGCACGTCCAGGCCGCCGTCAGCCGCCGTCTGCTCGGGCCTACGAAGGCCGCCCACCTCGCCCAACGGGTACGCCGACTCTCCGAGACCCGCGCTGAGACCACCGATGCCCAGGCCGCCGAACTGCGCCGGATCGAACGGGATCTGCACGACGGCGCACAAAGCCGACTCGTCGCGACCGGTATGGCGCTGCGGACCATGGAACACCTGCTGGCCAACGACCCTGAAGCCGCCCGGGAACTACTCGTCGAGGCCCGCCGCAACTGTGCGGGCGCCCTGTCCGACCTACGCGACCTGGTACGCGGCGTGCACCCCCCGGTGCTGGCCGAACGGGGACTGGCCGACGCCTTGCGCGGGCTCGCCCTGGACACCGCGCTACCCGTCACCACAGAGATCACACTCCCCGGCCGGCCACCGGCACCCATCGAGGCAGCCGTCTACTTCGCCCTCTGTGAGCTGCTCACCAATGCCGCGAAACACAGCCGAGCCAACCAGCTCCGGCTGACCGTCGGCGCTACGGATCATTCGCTGTCGGTGACCGTGACCGATGACGGCATCGGCGGCGCCGACCCGACGCGGGGCAGCGGACTGCACGGGGTGCTGCGCCGACTGGCCGCCTTCGACGGCACCATGGAAGTCCACAGCCCGCCAGGCGGACCGACCACGATCACGATGGAGATTCCGTGCGTATTGTCCTCGCCGAGGACCAGTACCTCCTGCGAACCGGCCTGA
- a CDS encoding VC0807 family protein — MQTNNSEDSSAGIAQERRPVAALVTTVVVDAGIPLAAYYGLRAAGLNQWWALLAGGAVPLLRTCHSIARHRRVDPIGAFVLMAMVVSTTMSLITGSPRVLLARESWGTGAFGLWILGSLLGRRPFLLDATVKFMPAHTARRWEDGWRHDARFRGGLRVVTALWGGVFLVDAAARVGMAFTMPVDSVPIASAVLLVALLILVQRGSVHYVRRSAAFAGVRTDG; from the coding sequence ATGCAGACGAACAACTCTGAAGACAGCAGTGCAGGCATCGCCCAAGAGCGGCGGCCGGTGGCTGCGTTGGTCACGACCGTTGTGGTCGATGCGGGCATTCCGCTGGCGGCCTACTACGGGCTGCGAGCCGCCGGCCTGAACCAGTGGTGGGCCCTGCTGGCAGGCGGAGCCGTGCCGCTGCTGCGCACCTGTCACAGCATCGCGCGACATCGCCGTGTCGACCCGATCGGCGCCTTCGTGCTGATGGCGATGGTGGTGTCCACCACGATGTCGCTGATCACCGGCAGCCCCCGCGTGCTGCTGGCCAGGGAGAGTTGGGGCACCGGTGCTTTCGGCCTGTGGATCCTCGGCTCGCTGCTGGGGCGTCGGCCGTTCCTGCTGGACGCGACCGTGAAGTTCATGCCGGCCCACACCGCTCGGCGCTGGGAGGACGGTTGGCGCCACGATGCGCGGTTCCGCGGCGGGCTACGGGTGGTCACCGCGCTGTGGGGCGGGGTGTTCCTGGTGGACGCCGCCGCCCGGGTGGGCATGGCGTTCACCATGCCGGTGGACAGCGTGCCGATCGCCAGCGCGGTGCTGTTGGTCGCATTGTTGATCCTGGTGCAGCGAGGCAGTGTGCACTACGTCCGGCGGTCCGCCGCCTTCGCGGGAGTCCGAACCGATGGCTGA
- a CDS encoding SDR family NAD(P)-dependent oxidoreductase has product MAEPRTAGAAAPVAVITGGAGGIGSAVAHRLAADGHRVVIADVNSEHGRAVADRVGGRFIRTDVASPDDNQALIAAVTEDFGRLDVLCLNAGIPAGTAIGPEFDLQRYRHSMHVNLDGVILGVQAALPWLQRGGGAIVATASLAGIAPSADVCYAAAKHAVIGLVRSLAPTLQPHHVTINAVCPGFIDTPLLAPHHTHLIEHGIALAPPTLVADAIAAVLATGTTGQAWEVQAHRPLAPIAFPQITITRTSGDGAADTVLDGR; this is encoded by the coding sequence ATGGCTGAACCTCGTACCGCAGGAGCAGCGGCCCCGGTAGCAGTGATCACCGGCGGCGCTGGCGGGATCGGCTCGGCCGTCGCCCACCGTCTGGCAGCGGACGGGCACCGCGTGGTGATCGCCGACGTGAACAGCGAGCACGGGCGTGCTGTCGCCGACCGTGTCGGCGGAAGGTTCATCCGGACCGACGTCGCCTCCCCGGACGACAACCAAGCCCTGATCGCAGCGGTCACCGAGGACTTCGGACGGCTGGACGTGCTGTGCCTGAACGCTGGGATCCCCGCAGGCACCGCCATCGGCCCCGAATTCGATCTGCAACGCTACCGGCACAGCATGCACGTCAACTTGGACGGCGTGATCCTCGGAGTCCAGGCCGCACTGCCCTGGCTCCAACGAGGCGGTGGAGCGATCGTCGCCACCGCAAGCCTCGCCGGCATCGCACCCTCAGCCGACGTGTGCTACGCGGCAGCTAAACACGCAGTGATCGGCCTGGTCCGCTCACTGGCCCCAACCCTGCAGCCCCACCACGTCACGATCAATGCCGTCTGCCCGGGCTTCATCGACACCCCGCTGCTGGCCCCCCACCACACCCACCTGATAGAGCACGGGATCGCACTGGCCCCACCCACGCTGGTCGCCGACGCGATCGCTGCCGTCCTGGCCACCGGCACCACCGGCCAAGCCTGGGAAGTCCAAGCACACCGGCCCCTGGCACCGATCGCGTTCCCACAGATAACGATCACCCGGACCTCCGGGGACGGAGCAGCGGATACTGTGCTCGACGGCCGATAG
- a CDS encoding helix-turn-helix transcriptional regulator has translation MGAGPVESGPGQGGDDPLPDQHDPERANPEDGAAPTPGQLMGLAGLLRAWRAVASERLGRQITQQDVAGACERSVRWYRDLEAGANTRLTREQCEAIGQLFLLGRDELQALLLYSMGGAVTAGPAPDFDTPTRRAVQALLDQQTNPAWLLDSKWNIIGYNDPMKTWCPWVMEPGANLLLWGLLSDEAKTVFVDWNKHAIEWLAMLRFSALRHPQDAEIGALVTKIINGDAHLRRLWKERCDVTEGREPYYYRVSLPTHRFEIVELESQTLFPAALPDCRMVIMTPLNDDATSDAPGQDPRSGEQSGRSSNGLLPGQISVATPTEAATYAGEGAVELPILSELMGHGCRLTYGPSTRTVIWATPQADGRWDVAEVNPYTVIVRMPQAIHVKGASEEYKLLTRALLPVDSADAVQRIQEMTAQLRRRIEVLEDIHRDEWETNRDRVPYTWHPIDEI, from the coding sequence ATGGGCGCGGGACCCGTCGAGAGCGGCCCCGGACAGGGCGGCGATGATCCGCTTCCGGACCAACACGATCCAGAACGGGCCAACCCAGAGGACGGGGCAGCACCCACTCCAGGGCAGCTGATGGGCCTTGCAGGTTTGCTTCGAGCCTGGCGGGCTGTTGCCAGTGAACGGCTCGGCCGACAAATCACGCAGCAGGACGTCGCCGGCGCCTGTGAGCGCTCGGTGCGCTGGTACCGCGACCTGGAAGCCGGCGCGAACACCCGGCTGACCCGCGAGCAGTGCGAAGCGATCGGCCAGCTCTTCCTACTGGGACGCGATGAACTCCAGGCCCTGCTGCTGTACAGCATGGGCGGCGCCGTCACTGCCGGGCCTGCTCCGGACTTCGATACGCCCACCCGACGTGCGGTGCAGGCTCTGCTCGACCAGCAGACGAACCCGGCCTGGCTGCTGGACTCGAAGTGGAACATCATCGGCTACAACGACCCGATGAAGACCTGGTGCCCGTGGGTCATGGAACCGGGCGCCAATCTGCTGCTCTGGGGGCTACTCAGCGACGAGGCGAAGACCGTCTTCGTGGACTGGAACAAGCACGCCATCGAGTGGCTGGCCATGCTGCGTTTCTCCGCCCTCCGGCACCCCCAAGACGCCGAGATCGGCGCCCTCGTCACCAAGATCATCAACGGGGACGCCCACCTGCGCCGGCTCTGGAAAGAACGCTGCGACGTCACCGAGGGCCGCGAACCGTACTACTACCGAGTATCGCTACCGACCCACAGATTCGAGATCGTCGAGCTGGAGTCTCAGACGCTCTTCCCCGCGGCCTTGCCGGACTGCCGCATGGTCATCATGACCCCGCTCAACGACGACGCCACCTCGGACGCACCCGGCCAGGACCCGAGGAGTGGCGAGCAATCGGGCCGGTCCTCCAACGGTCTGCTTCCCGGCCAGATCAGCGTGGCCACGCCTACCGAGGCCGCGACATACGCAGGCGAGGGAGCCGTTGAGCTGCCGATCCTCAGCGAACTCATGGGGCACGGCTGCCGGCTGACCTACGGCCCGTCGACTCGTACCGTCATCTGGGCCACGCCGCAGGCCGACGGACGCTGGGATGTCGCCGAGGTCAATCCCTATACGGTCATCGTCCGCATGCCCCAGGCGATCCACGTCAAGGGCGCCTCCGAGGAGTACAAGCTGCTCACTCGGGCCCTACTGCCCGTCGACTCCGCCGACGCGGTTCAACGCATCCAGGAGATGACCGCACAGCTGCGGCGCCGCATCGAAGTGCTGGAGGACATCCACCGCGACGAGTGGGAGACCAACCGCGACCGGGTCCCGTACACCTGGCACCCGATAGACGAAATCTGA
- a CDS encoding ATP-binding protein: MRTRNREPQTLGSEGTLDRMARILAARNIDPVAVAGLVDEPDPVSPLDALSAGMPLRYQAAVADHPQVLAWARDVADAAVAPSQGARRQVTTGPSLLMAGVVGAGKTHQAYGAVRRLVQSGVGVRWRAFTAADLYADLRPRPGVDSERELAAVSRCPLLIIDDLGAAKASDWTEEVTYRLINRRYNHMLPTLITTNLPISDLRTYLGDRVTSRLAQMTTRVEFEPVDRRRHRAAA; the protein is encoded by the coding sequence ATGCGCACCCGTAACCGCGAACCGCAGACCCTCGGCAGCGAGGGCACCCTGGACCGGATGGCCAGGATCTTGGCTGCTCGCAACATCGACCCGGTCGCCGTAGCCGGACTGGTCGACGAGCCCGATCCGGTCTCCCCGTTGGACGCCTTGTCGGCTGGGATGCCGCTCCGCTACCAGGCCGCCGTCGCCGACCACCCCCAGGTCTTGGCTTGGGCCCGCGACGTTGCCGACGCGGCCGTCGCCCCCAGTCAGGGAGCCCGTCGACAGGTCACCACCGGCCCTAGCCTGCTGATGGCCGGCGTCGTCGGCGCGGGCAAGACGCACCAGGCGTACGGCGCGGTCCGGCGGCTGGTGCAGAGCGGAGTCGGCGTGCGCTGGCGCGCATTCACCGCCGCCGACCTGTACGCCGACCTGCGCCCCCGGCCCGGAGTCGACAGCGAGCGTGAGCTGGCGGCCGTCAGCCGCTGCCCGCTGCTGATCATCGACGACCTCGGTGCTGCCAAGGCCAGCGACTGGACCGAGGAAGTGACCTACCGGCTGATCAACCGCCGGTACAACCACATGCTCCCGACCCTGATCACCACTAACCTGCCCATCAGCGATCTCCGAACCTACCTAGGTGACCGCGTCACCTCCCGACTCGCGCAGATGACCACACGGGTCGAATTCGAGCCGGTCGACCGCAGACGCCACCGCGCCGCCGCCTGA
- a CDS encoding WhiB family transcriptional regulator: protein MTTTTISPARHRSLGDHTWQDQAVCQSTEYNPVDPEIFFPEPDETDKITTAKSLCGQCPVRRTCLDAALEGGDTHGIRGGMTEEERAPLHEKLADRLDYSRVNATVAGRDVHLTKAERRAVPLAAYRHGLSEQRLAWLLKVSEEHAQKKYREIRRALRNRSLVQTTNTTPPPETGGERLSRDDFGTVA from the coding sequence ATGACCACCACGACGATCAGCCCTGCCCGCCACCGGTCGCTCGGTGACCACACCTGGCAGGACCAGGCCGTCTGCCAGAGCACCGAGTACAACCCGGTGGATCCCGAAATCTTCTTCCCGGAGCCTGACGAGACCGACAAGATCACCACCGCGAAGTCGCTGTGCGGCCAGTGCCCGGTCCGCCGCACCTGCCTCGATGCAGCCCTCGAAGGCGGCGACACCCACGGCATCCGAGGAGGAATGACCGAGGAGGAGCGCGCACCACTGCATGAGAAGCTTGCCGACCGCCTCGACTACAGCCGCGTCAACGCCACCGTCGCCGGGCGCGATGTCCACCTCACCAAGGCCGAGCGTCGCGCGGTCCCCCTTGCCGCCTACCGGCACGGCCTGTCAGAGCAGCGCCTGGCCTGGCTTCTGAAGGTCAGTGAGGAACACGCCCAGAAGAAGTACCGCGAGATCCGCCGGGCTCTGCGCAACCGAAGCCTGGTGCAGACGACGAACACCACCCCGCCCCCCGAGACCGGCGGCGAGCGCCTGAGCCGCGACGACTTCGGGACGGTGGCGTGA
- a CDS encoding DUF2637 domain-containing protein produces MSTANTPKAAHITGWDRAVVIALGGAGCALSYDALQQMAVAIHVRGFLTYVFPLVIDGFIAYGIRALLVLRDAPLRARLYLWTLFGTATAASIWANALHAVRLNEEAVSPTGLRLGDMVVAVLSTIAPLALAGAVHLFILIARGPVKGRDREDQGQADRPEGIAVTRTDRVGQQQPQVGQVSAGRSDTALTDRPRLSLHKQTPRLRPLTKDSAPAVSSSPVTGDCEQPREAADLPGQSDTTLPVTDRPAGTEPVTDRPVTPPPVTDRGTRTASDRRSDPDTEELLEIARSAVRAEDKLTRKVVAQAIRGQQIPLSSDTLTALMAQLRKQHGQPVTSARN; encoded by the coding sequence GTGAGCACCGCGAACACGCCCAAGGCGGCGCACATCACCGGCTGGGACCGCGCGGTCGTCATCGCCCTGGGCGGAGCGGGATGCGCCCTGTCGTACGACGCCCTCCAGCAGATGGCCGTCGCCATCCACGTCCGCGGTTTCCTGACCTACGTCTTCCCCCTGGTGATCGACGGGTTCATCGCCTACGGCATACGGGCGCTCCTGGTCCTCCGCGACGCGCCTCTGCGTGCCCGGCTCTATCTCTGGACGCTCTTCGGCACGGCCACCGCTGCCAGCATCTGGGCCAACGCCCTTCACGCGGTGCGACTCAACGAGGAAGCGGTCTCGCCCACCGGACTCCGGCTCGGGGACATGGTCGTCGCAGTGCTGTCCACGATCGCCCCGCTCGCGCTGGCCGGAGCAGTCCACCTCTTCATCCTCATTGCCCGGGGACCGGTCAAGGGCAGGGACCGCGAGGACCAGGGTCAGGCTGACCGGCCCGAGGGCATCGCGGTCACTCGGACTGACCGGGTCGGTCAGCAGCAGCCGCAGGTCGGTCAGGTCAGCGCCGGGCGATCGGATACTGCCCTGACCGACCGGCCGCGACTTTCCCTGCACAAGCAGACCCCGCGTCTTCGGCCACTGACCAAGGACAGTGCCCCTGCGGTCAGCAGCAGCCCGGTCACCGGTGACTGCGAGCAGCCGCGCGAGGCCGCTGACCTGCCCGGACAGTCGGACACCACGCTGCCGGTCACCGACCGACCCGCGGGCACCGAGCCAGTCACCGACCGGCCGGTCACTCCGCCGCCGGTCACTGACCGGGGCACCCGGACAGCCAGTGACCGGCGGTCTGACCCGGACACCGAGGAACTGCTGGAGATCGCCCGGTCAGCGGTCAGGGCCGAGGACAAGCTGACCCGCAAGGTGGTCGCCCAGGCGATCCGAGGTCAGCAGATCCCGCTGTCCAGCGACACGCTGACCGCCCTGATGGCCCAGCTCCGCAAGCAGCACGGGCAGCCGGTTACCTCCGCCCGGAACTGA
- a CDS encoding MobC family plasmid mobilization relaxosome protein: protein MTANDPVVTTAGQQRDPTTAPGGASCRIRRSYGPSHALAPAQEDGGSLAGPRARAHGDQPDTRHQGAPVAGGEADRREQPSPSTPAFPDRKPRRRSRNPSERTRKTTTRLSDTEKAEIVAAAAQRGVTVARFLAAAGLAAARGSTTLHTNEQLDTAIDELAALRTALSRIGNNINQIAYIYNAGGQPRPGELDHALTTLTRSLARIDDTADTLVKKRL, encoded by the coding sequence GTGACCGCCAACGACCCGGTGGTCACCACGGCCGGACAGCAGCGTGACCCCACGACGGCTCCTGGCGGAGCAAGTTGTCGCATACGACGGTCCTACGGCCCGTCGCACGCACTTGCCCCCGCCCAGGAGGACGGGGGAAGCCTGGCTGGTCCCCGAGCGAGGGCGCACGGGGACCAGCCGGACACCCGGCACCAGGGGGCGCCGGTCGCAGGGGGAGAAGCAGACCGCCGCGAGCAGCCGAGCCCGAGCACGCCCGCCTTCCCCGACCGCAAGCCGCGCCGCCGCAGCCGCAACCCGAGCGAGCGCACCCGCAAGACGACCACCCGCCTCTCCGACACCGAGAAAGCCGAGATCGTCGCCGCCGCCGCGCAGCGCGGCGTCACCGTCGCCCGATTCCTCGCCGCCGCCGGCCTCGCCGCCGCCCGCGGTTCCACCACCTTGCACACCAACGAACAACTCGACACCGCCATAGACGAGTTGGCGGCCCTGCGCACCGCCCTCTCCCGAATCGGGAACAACATCAATCAGATCGCCTACATCTACAACGCTGGAGGGCAGCCCCGCCCCGGCGAACTCGACCACGCGCTCACGACCCTGACCCGCTCCCTGGCCCGCATCGACGACACGGCCGACACCCTGGTGAAGAAGCGGCTCTGA
- a CDS encoding relaxase/mobilization nuclease domain-containing protein, which translates to MVPKIRRGSRTYGLLVYLYGPGKRDEHIDAHLVGSWDGFAPDPGRDTSPDPDPKVTLARLAAALDLRVKQAGEAAPAQHVWHCSVRTDPGDRMLTDAEWNTVARRLVHAVNLAPEDDPDGCRWIAVRHADDHIHILATMVRGDLRRPRMNYDFKKAQAECRRIEKEWNLRRLNPGDGTGSKTPTSAERFKAERTGRPEAPRDTLREAVRQSLAGAATEEEFFTRLRDAGLRVKLRHAPSGDAIGYNVALPGDRNRNREPIWFPGSKLAPDLSLPKIRLRLADGTADQTTSSAATRGRPEWSPPARERRNATGVAERAATMFDRDDDEAAAQLVGVGELLDAVAQTSPAATRAELSAAARAFERATRSHVRAERADTRAIRSAARGIIQAGSALGRGEDGGTTAMLVSTLVLVALAAAHWHSARGHAQQARASRQTAEHLRAAYRQAAATPMQALREQGRALPEAERRTHEATIRAALTEEGLRANNSSTKTDALTATLAQAEEAGHDPKTLLQQAIDMRELDTAEDVNDVLVWRLRRLAQLSAHPGEATRRPQAGTGQPKFAAKHTSNRTAPTAAARPAASDPRHRTPRR; encoded by the coding sequence ATGGTCCCCAAGATCCGACGCGGCTCACGAACCTACGGCCTTCTCGTCTACCTGTACGGCCCCGGCAAACGCGACGAACACATCGACGCGCACCTCGTCGGAAGTTGGGACGGCTTCGCCCCCGACCCCGGACGCGACACCAGCCCCGACCCCGACCCCAAGGTCACCCTTGCCCGCCTCGCCGCCGCGTTGGACCTGCGCGTCAAGCAGGCCGGCGAGGCGGCCCCGGCCCAGCACGTCTGGCACTGCTCGGTCCGCACCGACCCCGGCGACCGGATGCTGACCGATGCCGAGTGGAACACCGTCGCCCGCCGCCTGGTCCACGCCGTCAACCTCGCCCCCGAAGACGACCCGGACGGCTGCCGCTGGATCGCCGTCCGTCATGCCGACGACCACATCCACATCCTGGCCACCATGGTCCGAGGCGACCTGCGCCGCCCCAGGATGAACTACGACTTCAAGAAGGCCCAGGCCGAATGCCGCCGCATCGAGAAGGAGTGGAACCTGCGCCGACTCAACCCGGGCGACGGCACCGGCTCCAAGACACCCACCAGCGCAGAGCGCTTCAAGGCCGAGCGCACCGGCCGCCCCGAGGCACCGCGCGACACGCTGCGCGAAGCCGTCCGCCAATCCCTCGCCGGAGCTGCCACTGAAGAGGAATTCTTCACCCGTCTGCGCGACGCTGGCCTGCGGGTGAAACTCCGGCACGCTCCGTCCGGCGATGCCATCGGCTACAACGTCGCACTCCCCGGCGACCGCAACCGCAACCGTGAGCCGATCTGGTTCCCCGGCTCCAAACTCGCCCCCGACCTGTCTCTGCCGAAGATCCGTCTTCGTCTGGCCGACGGCACTGCCGACCAGACGACATCTTCGGCTGCCACCAGGGGCCGACCGGAATGGTCCCCGCCTGCCCGAGAACGACGCAACGCCACCGGCGTCGCCGAGCGCGCCGCCACCATGTTCGATAGGGACGACGATGAAGCCGCAGCTCAACTCGTAGGGGTCGGTGAACTCCTGGACGCGGTCGCACAGACCTCCCCGGCGGCCACCCGTGCTGAGCTGAGTGCCGCCGCCCGCGCCTTTGAGCGCGCCACCCGTAGCCACGTCCGAGCGGAGCGTGCTGACACCCGGGCGATTCGCTCGGCGGCCCGGGGCATCATCCAGGCGGGCAGCGCCCTCGGCCGTGGCGAGGACGGCGGGACCACCGCCATGCTCGTCTCCACCCTGGTCCTCGTCGCCCTGGCCGCCGCCCACTGGCACTCCGCCCGTGGCCATGCCCAGCAGGCCCGTGCCTCCCGACAGACCGCCGAGCACCTGCGAGCCGCCTACCGCCAGGCCGCCGCCACGCCCATGCAGGCACTGCGCGAACAAGGCCGCGCCCTGCCCGAAGCCGAACGCCGAACCCACGAGGCCACCATCCGCGCAGCCCTCACCGAAGAGGGGCTGCGAGCAAACAACTCGTCGACGAAGACCGATGCCCTGACCGCTACCCTTGCCCAGGCCGAGGAAGCAGGCCACGACCCCAAGACCCTTCTGCAGCAAGCCATCGACATGCGCGAACTCGACACCGCCGAGGACGTGAACGATGTCCTGGTCTGGCGGCTACGCCGTCTCGCCCAGCTCTCCGCTCACCCAGGTGAAGCGACCCGGCGTCCACAGGCCGGCACCGGCCAGCCCAAGTTCGCGGCCAAGCACACCAGCAACCGGACGGCACCCACGGCAGCAGCTCGACCCGCTGCCTCCGACCCGCGTCACCGCACACCGCGCCGCTGA